A window of Macaca thibetana thibetana isolate TM-01 chromosome 7, ASM2454274v1, whole genome shotgun sequence genomic DNA:
TCCTTCTAGTCAACCACAGCGCCTCCTGTGGTGAATGGGTGAGTCAGCAACCAAGATGCACGAGGCCTTTTTGGTGGGCCTTGGCTGGGTGCTGAGGCTTCAGGTACGATCATGGGTTGGAAAAGCCCTCCTCTCTCCACGGTCTGGCACTATGACCCCTTCTGGTTATTaacaaggcagagagagagacggaAGAAAGCAGGCAAATAATGCGGGTTGCTATTCCTAGAGATTAGAATTTCAGGAAGGATAAACACAGCATTCACTCCAGAAGTATAAATAGGAAGACTTCACACATGACTAGAATGAGACATGTTTTAAGTCTGTTGAGTAAGGCAGTGATGAAGTAGATGTCCCCAGATTCACTCTCCTCCTCCTGGTCCCCCAGGCCCTTCACTTTTGGCAACTTTCAGCTCAGGGAGGAAGGAAAGCCCCTTTCAAAGCTTCAGATACTTCCTTAAAGTCAGTTCCTGCTTAAAGAAGGCCTTTACATTACTTCATCCTTTGCCAAATTAAACTGAAAGGAAACCTTTCAAGTGTGATTGATTGCATGGCCCTTTCCTGTTCATTTCTCATGGGTGCCCTTTCtaactttcttgctttcttcctttctccaggTGTTGACTTTAAGATGAAGACCATAGAGGTAGACGGCATCAAAGTGCGGATACAGATTTGGTGAgttggtggggaggaggaggaggcagatgtAGGAGGAGAGTACCTCGGGCTGCTCCTTAGCTGTCCCTGCCATGTGTAAAATTCCTAGGCTTCACCTGGGATAACTGACCACCTCTATGATGGAGAGAAGCAAAGTCTCAGAAACCCATCTCTTCCTATGAGCCTTAATCTCCAACCTCTAAGAAACTTTATGGGATTGACTACAAGCACCAAAGGGCAGGAATGAGAAGGAATTGGCACACTAACCATGGGGAATTTGTCTCAGGATTAGGCTTTGCCCTTGGGCTGTGCCACACTGCGTTAAGATTGGAAGGAAGGAGGCTACACCCCCCATCATTTAGGGCGAGATCCTGAGAGAGTTCCTCAGGACAGCACGGTGCAGTTTCCACAGTAGCAGAGGGTGCTGCTGTGGCTCTCTGCCTGAGTCTTGGAAGCACTGCCTTTGCCAGGGTTTAGAGCTCCCTCTCAATTCCACAGCAGTATGGGCACTGCCTTCAGAGGTCCCATAGGGACTGGGGGTGTGGCAGCATCCCCTGCCAACTCCCATCCAAACAAATCTGGCCACAGTGGCCAGATTCCAGAGAGCTGTCCAAGGCCTGTTCTGGCTGTGGCTTCTGGTGTCTGCCAGGAGGGCAGTTGGCAGGAGGGGCCAAGGCCCCGCAGGCCTGGTCAGCACCAGCACAGATGACCAGGCCTCTGACTGCAGATCCCCGTGGGGATCCAAGCACCTCTGGTTTTTCACCCTGCAGCTCCCCAGTTTTTCCTGCAAGAGGACAGCtctgctgttcccctccctgtctgTTCCCATGGTCCCTGCCCCTCTGAGGGACTGGCTTTCTCCCACAGGGACACTGCAGGGCAGGAGAGATACCAGACCATCACAAAGCAGTACTATCGGCGGGCCCAGGTAAGCCACCACGTTGAGGGTTTCAAAGTGGGAAGGTGCCGCCCACATTCCCAGCTCTGGGTATCTGAGATGTCTGTGGCACGGATCCCCTAAACACGGTTCGCCTGCTTCGAGGAGTGCAGGGCATCTTTCAGCTCTTCACTGATCATTTGTCCGTCCATTGTTCATGGCTCAGTCACTGCAGGCAGCCCCTGCCCTCACCCCTGATTTCTGCCCTCCATCCTGGGTCAAATATCCGGGTCATAGCATGTGGTGCCTTCCTGCTGTAGAGAGTTCTGTGATGGGCCTGGGAGGCGGCAGTGGTGGGGTCTGAGAGAAGAGACATTTCTGGGTGCTGAGCAGGGAAAAGGGAGAGTGGGACCCAACCTTTAAGGTTCCACGGCCCTTCTGTCCCCATGACTGCACTCTCTCTGTGCGTATCACATAcatctctctatttctctctccagGGGATATTTTTGGTCTACGACATTAGCAGCGAGCGCTCTTACCAGCACATCATGAAGTGGGTCAGTGACGTGGATGAGGTAGGAGATGCCACCTCACTGCTGGGGCGCAGAGAGGGTACCTCACCGGGGAAGGCAAGGCGAGGGCCAGATGGGAAGGCCGGAGCTCTCAGGGTGGGCGAGCAAATGCTTCCAGGAAGCTTTGCCTTCCACAGCCCTGGATGAAGACCTCTGGGTGAGTAAGACATGGGGAAGAAACCGAAGCTGCCATGCCTTCACTCTCCATACCCTGCCAGGCCTCCGTGGCTGTGTCTTCCCCAGAAATGAATTAGTTCCAAGTCTGCCCTGTAAGCAGCTTCTTCCCTGGAATCTTGGACCAGATGGAGTTGCAAGATTGGGATCTAGTGCTGGCTCTGCACAATCGCTGTGGAGCCTTGCGAAGCCATTTGAATCCTCTGGGTCCCCAATTCCTGTAGAATGAGGGCTGGACTTACATCCAATGTCCTTTCCAGCTCTGATACCAGTGGTCCAACCCAAGGAAGCACCAGTCTTAGCCAGAGTGTCTTCTACCCTGAGCTGTCCCCATGATACCCTTGAAGTCAGCCATGGCACTTGGGGAAGTCTGGCACCTGCATCCAGTCAGCCCACCCTGTCCCTAGGGCTCTGGAATTGGTGGTGGGCTGGAGGCAGTGCAGACTCTGTGGGGAAAATGGGGCAGGGGACAGCACTCACTGGCTGTTCTGCCCATCCTTTGTCCCTAGTACGCACCAGAAGGCGTCCAGAAGATCCTTATTGGGAATAAGGCCGACGAGGAGCAGAAACGGCAGGTGGGAAGAGAGCAAGGGCAGCAGGTAAGTGGAGGGAAAAGGCAAGTCCACCCCAGGTCCTCTGCTGGGCCTCTAGGGCCAGTCCTGAGCACGGGGATCCAGGGGTGGGTTCCCCAGCGGCAAGTCCTCCCACGTGTCCCCAGCACCCCAAGGCCCTGGGGGAGTGGCCATCCTCGGAAAGCTTGTTCTCTGGGTTTCAGGACAGAAGCACAGAGATTCAGGGTCCATCCAGAAACAAAGATGTCATAGGCAGCAACTCTTCCAAGTCCAGGTCCCCAAATGCAGGATTGCCCTCTGCTTAAGAGGTCATCCCTGTGTTAGTGATGAAGGACTTCAGGTTGTCAACTTCTCTGACAGCATCCAGGCCTAGCTGCCATGTTATGGTCAGGAAATGatctcccatcccaccccacacTCCCCCACTCCTGTCCTTCTTACCCAGGAAAGAGCCAGGAGGCAAATGAGGAGACAAAGAGCCACAGTTGGAGAAGCCATGGGGGCGGAAAGGGTAGGAGGATGGCACTGAGGAAATGTCCAAGCTTGCAGGGAGACCATCCTCCCAGAGTGCAGAAAGAAATATtggtcattatttttttctttttctttttttctttcctttttttcgagacggagtctcgctttgtcacccagactagagtgcagtggtgccatcttggttcactgcaacctctgcctcctgagttcaagcaattcttccgcctcagcctgccaagtagctgagattacaggtgcatgccaccacgcttggctaatttttttgtatttttagtagagatggggttttgccatattggccaggctggtctcgaactcctcacctcaggtgatccaccaggtctcccaaagtgctgggattacaggcgtgagcctccgcgcccaaCCAAGATTGGTATTTCTGAGACAAGTTATCCACCCAGTCCATGGATCTCAAGAGTTTTCCTCTCCCTTCTTAGTCAATAGCATTCCATTAGTACTTAAAATGAAACTGATTGTTTGGTATAAAATATAAGACATGGTCATTGACCAATTTGAAAGTAGAGGCAAAGCCTACTAGgatagtatttattgagcactctgTGTGGCACTGTGCTAAGCCAAGCTCTTTTAAGTGCATGACCCCATTTAATCATCCCACAACCATGGATGGGAGACACTCTCAGTCTCCTTTAACAGAAGATAAAGCTGGGGCTTACAGAGAATGAACAACTTGTCCAAGGTTGCATAGCTAGCCGTCGGTGGCAGTGCTGCTACTCAGGTCTGGGACTGTGGGACTCCAGAGCCCATGTTTTGTATGAGGATGCCACACTGCCACAATGGATGGTGTCTTTATCTCCTGGTATATGATTGTGTGTTGAGGGGCGTGGGGTGGCAGCTGGAAGAATGGAGAGGTGTATTTCTGGAGGATCTTCCCCCATTCTCTGCTACCCTGTCTTGGAGCTCCCAGTCCCATCTGAGAAATTATCTACTCTGAGAAATCGTCACAACACAGCACGGTTAAGTGCAGTGGCAGAAGCCTGTGCCTGGTTGTGTGGGCTCCTCCCCTGCCTTACTCTCTTTCAGAAATGTCCTTCTCTTGCAGCTGGCGAAGGAGTATGGCATGGACTTCTATGAAACAAGTGCCTGCACCAACCTCAACATTAAAGAGGTGAGAGCCCTGGCGACCAGGCACCTGCTCTCAGGCTGAGTCCAGCAGAGGCGGGAGGAGGAGCCATAAGATGGACCTCATCCCTTGGGCCCCTGCAGGGTTgccagaggagaggaggagatgcTGGACTAACCTGTGCCCTTTGGTTTCCAGTCATTCACGCGTCTGACGGAGCTGGTGCTGCAGGCCCATAGGAAAGAGCTGGAAGGCCTCCGGACACGTGCCAGCAATGAGTTGGCATTGgcagagctggaggaggaggagggcaaaCCCGAGGGCCCAGCGAACTCTTCAAAAACCTGCTGGTGCTGAGTCCTGTGTGGGGCACCCCACACGACACCCCTCTTCCCTCAGGAGGCCCGTGGGCAGACAGGGGAGCCGGGGCTTTGCCCTGCTGCTGTCCTCTTGTGTGATGACCCTATTGAGTATCAGTAGCCACTACTCCCCCTGCCTGGCCCTGAGAGCGGCTCTGCTGTCATCTCAAgcagcccctgcccccagcccgtCCACCCTGGAGTGGTCTTCTTCAGCCTGTTTCCCCAGCCACAGGCCTGCTATGACCCCCACGATGTGCCGCAAACACCGACTCACCACCCCGCACCCCCCAGACAACGGCCGGGGCTGGAGTCCAGGCCACATTCAGCTCCTCCTTTCTCTGTGCATCTTGTCTCCTCTcggctttttctctcttcccctacTTCTCTTTCTCTGACCCCTCCCCTCCAGTGCATTTCGTATCAAAGCCCCTCAAACCTCCTCCCCTGTGTGTCCTGCTGTATGGCGGCTGTCGCAGCtcgttttccttccttcctaaccTGTCCGAGGGGATGGACCCAGCCTCGTGGGGAGGTTCCACCCTTGGATCCAGGAAGAACCCTCCACCCTGCCTCGTGGGTGGGCCAAAGGCTACAGGGTGCTTCTTCCTCTTACCCTCCCCACTGTCCTTCATGTGCCATGGGCCTGCCTCCCCAGTGACCTGCGAAAGTGGAGCATTGAGGTAGGAAGGAAACGGCAACCAGGGAGTCCTTGAGCCTGGGGCCGCCCTACCTCTACCCACTCCCCCTCCAGAGCTTTGCCCTTGCTTGGCTGCCCGCCTGCCCCTTTGGGGAACTGAGCTCAGAGGCAGGTGcttcagagaaggaaacaaaatgagGGGTGGCAGGGATAAAAAGTCACCTCCATTCTCTACCTCCCATGCAGCATGAACACAATTTCTCTCCACCTGACTCCTGAATTTAAAGATGTGGACCAAGGCCTGTGGGTACTCCAGGGGCAAGGAGAGCCCTGGGGTCAGTGACACTGTCAGGCCAACCATGCACTCCAGAAAGGGCAGCATTTGGAAATGAAGGACTTGTATCAGGTTAAGAACAAGGGAGAGCTGGCCAGGGATGGCAGTTTGCACAGCAGAGGGGAATGTAGCAACAGCAGGGCCTCCTGGGCCCCATCTTCCATTTCTTAGGTAAGAAGAGCATTTCCTCAGACTCCCAGGCAGAGGACTGagcccagccttcagcaaccaagGTTCTCCTGGGACCCAAAGTTTATGGGAGAAGGGCAAATCCTTCATGGGAAGAGAGAAGGCAGGCCCTGGGTAGAAACGCTTGGTGCTGTTCTCTTCGGCCTTTAAGACAAAGCGCTCATCTTGCCCTCTAGCTCCCAATAGGCTTGAGGGTTTGCCAACTGCACTGTGGCTACAGGTGGAAGGAAGAGGACTCCCTCCTCCAGAGTGCTATGTTCAGGAAGTTTCTTTAACCCCATATGGCCCAAGAGTAGCTTGTAGGAGGCCCTTTGAAGATGGAACAAGTAATTTACCAGTCCTACTGGGGTTTCTGCCCGCCTTCCCAAGGTGGGCGAGGCCTAGGAAGAGAGTTGTTCTTAAGCCACACGTTAGCTGCATTGCGTGGCTGCAGCCAAAACAAAGAACTGGGTATTGAGCATTCATCAACTAAGGACCAAAATCCAGGGCACACATATGTGAAGGGTAAGAACCTCACTTCCTTACTCCTCCAAAAAGAGGTGGGGATAGAACCACCAAACCTTTCCTCCTGACTTAACAAACCAGGAAACAGCAGGAGAGGGTGGCTCAGGACTTAGGGACAGGGTATGGGTTAGATAGTGGAAAGCAAAGGAGAGCAGGAAGTTATAAATCACTAAGAAACGGAGAGAGCTGACTCTAGGATGAAGCTGTGACTAGGCTGGAGTTGCTTCCTTGAGGATGGACTCCTTGGTACCAAGACCTATGCCACATCACACTGGGGCTAGGGAGGTGGGTGATGCCAGCCCTCAGTCTGTCTTCAGCCAGGGACTTGAGAAGTTATATTGGGCAGTGGCTCCAACCTGTGGACCAGTATTTCAGCTTTCCCTGAAGATCAGGCAGGGTGCCATTCATTGTCTTTCTCTCCTAGCCCCTTCAGGAAAGAAGGACTATATTTGTACTGTACCCTAGGGGTTCTGGAAGGGAAAACATGGAATCAGGATTCTATAGACTGATAGGCCCTATCCCCACAAGGGCCATGACTGGGAAAAGGTATGGGAGCAGAAGGAGAATTGGGATTTTAGGGTGCAGCTATGCTCACCCTAAACTTCTGGTGGCCTGGGGCATGTCTTGAGGCCCAGACTGTTGAGCAGGCTCTCCTGGCCTGTTTACTCGTCACCACCTCTGCACCTGCTGTATTGAGACTCCAGCCAGCCCCAGGCACGCCACCTGCTCCTGAGCCCCCACTATCTCCCTGTGACGGGTGAACTTCGTGTACTGTGTCTTGGGTCCATATATGAATTGTGAGCAGGGTTCATCTATTTTAAACACAgatgtttacaaaataaagacTATTTCAAACCACCGGTGTGGCTGCCTGGATGAGTCCCTGGGGGTAGGTCTCACTTGGACCCTGGCAGTgatgtgggagggagagaggcagtgCTGGTAGAAGCAGCTCCAGAAGTGATGAAGGCAACAGTGGTTGTCTTCCCTTCTCTACCTTCCCTAGCGCCACCTGCAGGGAGGCCCAAAGAAAAGCCCCATTGCCCTGGCACTGCAGAAATAAGATGAAACACAGTTATTGAGAGGATGCTGAACATCTATGAGCaggaatattttttttgttttgttttttgttttttttgagacggagtcttgctctgttgcccaggctggagtgcagtggtgcgatcttggctcactgcaagctctgcctcccgggttcacgccattgtcattttagtagagatggtttcaccatgttagccaggatgaatGAGCAGGTTTTAAAGCCAAGATGGTCTCATCTGTTTGTGTGGGTGAGGAATGGGTCTTCCTGAAGGCATGAAGAGGGACTGGATAATCTTTCAGATTTGTGATTGGATACCTCAGGGGAGCAGAGGCAGACTGGGAGCTCAGGACTGCAGGTATTTCATACTTTGGGATATGGAATTGATGGAGGTGGAGAATATTGGGGATAAGGATTGAATGAAGAAAGGAGTAGGACAATGCAGGACAATAGTAGTCTTAAGATCTTCACTACACTTTACAGGGCACTAGTGATAGATAAACTCTTCTGACCCTAACCATCACTGTGTGAGATGGGGAGGGTGGTTATCTATCCATGTCCCATAGGCAAGGAAACAGATGCTCAGAGAACTTAAagatttggccgggtgcagtggctcatgcctgtaatcccaactctctgggaggctgaggcaggaggattgcttgagcccaagagtttgggaccagcctgggcaacacagacactgtctctagaaaaaattagctgagtgtggtggcttgtgaggctgaggccagtggatcacttgagcccagaaggtcaaggctgcagttgccccattgcactccagcctgggtgacagagagagaccctgtctcaataaaaagagCTTAAAGATTTGCCTAAGGGTCCCAAGTAACAGTGGCAGAATTGTGGTTGGAAACCACTGAATTGGAATCACTGGAGGGCAAAGTTTTGGCATCTCTAGAAAAATCCCTACAAACAATTCTCATTTATAGTCAGAATTAAGAACTACCAACCCAGGCTTTCTGCCTAAGCCAGTGCTGTGTCCAGAGCAAGCACTGTCCTGCAGAAAGCCATGAGAATCACATGCTGTTTAGTGTATGCTTAAAAGTTGTAAGCTTTTGGAAAGTGAGGCCAGTTTGAGGTAAATTTGGAGACAGAGATACTTTAGGAGAGCCTCACCAAGTATATTCCATTAGGAAAGGTGAgaactgagccgagatcgcaccactgcactccagcctgggcaacagagcgacactctgtctcaaagaaaagagtCTAAAGGGTCCAAGGTCACACCAGGAGAAAAGGGATGGCATGTACCTAAGGAAGAGGGAACCCCCCACTACAGAAGCTTGGGAACTCCTATGGCTTTCTTGAAGAAGGCTTGCAAAAGAGCAGAGAATAAGAGGTGTCTCTGGAGGCCCAGAGAGTACTAGGGGGAAGCTCTTGGTATGCACATAAATCTGGCAGGTTACAGTTTTGCCCACTATCAGTGCCAAGTCCTTGTGACTCAGTGGCTTGGTAGGGACTCTTATTGGTTGTTTCTAGGAACTCCACCCAGCTTCAGCAGGGGACACACTTCCCCCTACACTGACTGTCACTCCTGCCCACTTAGGTAGTGGAAACTTGTTTTTAGGGAGCAGTCAGCTGAGACACATGGTCCCTGTGTACTTGAACAGCCATGGAAAAGCTGCAAGGCAGCTCGGCGCTCCCTGGCGAGTAGCTCCTTCATCTCATCTCAACAAATCAGATTCTCAAGACCAGCTGCTCCCCAGACTTGCCTATTCTTTGTTCAAGGAGACAGTTCCCAATGGATGTGACCCTGTAAAAACACTCTAGTAAACATTTGCTTTGTTATtgaaatttcactttaaaatccCAAAGCTAGGTCAAACCCCACTGCTAGTTTTACTGAGGAAGAaatcaaggctttttttttttttttttttttttttttgtgagacggagtcacgctctgccgcccaggctggagtgcagtggccagatctcagctcactgcaagctccgcctcccgggttcacgccattctcctgcctcagcctcccaagtagctgggactacaggcgtccgccatcttgcccggctagttttttgtattttttagtagagacggggtttcaccgtgttagccaggatggtctcgatctcctgacctcgtgatccgcccacctcggcctcccaaagtgctgggattacaggcttgagccactgcgcccggctcaaggcatttttaaaagagtaactTGTTGAGTTGGCGGGTGCTTGGAAAAATGAAGTGGCTTAGGGTCTTTTCAGTTTCTGTGGCTTCCAGGGGTCCTCTGAGATGGCCCTTAGCAGACGTCCTGCGATGCACTGCATGGCTCTTGTTGAAAGCATCAGGGTGGCCTGCCTGCGTCTGGAACCACAGCAGTTTCAACTTCCTCCACACTTCCTTCTCTGGGAAGGTGACCAGCACAAACCGGCTCTGAAAAGTCTTGGGGACCGAATCTCTGTCTGAGAGGGAGGTAGGTGCAGTTCACCCACCTGTTCTGTGACTCCTCTTCACCATTCTCGCAGCAACGACTGAGCCTCATGActtgggggctggaggaggaggtggaggtgggggataTAATATAGGAGACGGTACAGTGCAGGGGCAGAGGCCGGTGCGTTCTCCAGGACAAGTGGCACCATGCACTGAAAAACTTCTCAAGATAAACACAACTTTGTCTCTTCAGCCTGGCAAGAGCTGAGGCACTGAAAGCTTGTTTTTTCCCCTAGAAAATGACATGCTCTCCTCCTAAGGGTCCCTTTGATTTTGTCCTGGTGGAAAGCAACAAAAAGAACGTGAACAGGAATATGTATATTTCAGTCGTCATCTGAGTCCGGTGGACAGGAGGCTCAGTTCTCTTCTTCATCTTTCAGATCTCCGCAGACCCTGCCCTCTCTCTGTACAATTCAGAGATTGACACTCAGCAGGCATTCAATAAACGTCTGTGTCAAGTGGGAACAGCTTGATGGGGCAAGTAGTCAATcctgcatccctccctccctttttttcctctccattcGACCTTTAGGGCTCTGGTTTCCTGTAAGTAGTGAATTATTTACCTCTGCTCATAGATACCAAATTGGCCCTTCCCAGGGTgcagcagggtggggtggggaggcggCTTTGCTCAGTCTGTTAATAGGAGGAGCAAACCTCCTTGTTCAAACAGCACTTACAGGTGGGGGCCTGTTTTTGCTAAGTCATCCTGGGGATGCTCAAAGCTCCATTGTTAGATCCTTTTGTCCTCCTTCCtggctcctccttcctccccacaccTCGAATAGACTCATAAGGGGCTCAGGCCTCTCTGCGGGGCTCACTCTGCACTTCACCATGGCTTTCATTGCTAAGTCCTTCTATGACCTCAGTGCCATCAGCCTGGATGGGGAGAAGGTAGATTTCAATACGTTCCGGGGCAGGGCCGTGCTGATTGAAAATGTGGCTTCACTCTGAGGCACAACCACTCGGGACTTCACCCAGCTCAACGAGCTGCAATGCCGCTTTCCCAGGCGCCTGGTGGTCCTTGGCTTCCCTTGCAACCAATTTGGACATCAGGTGAGGGGTCCCTCCTTGTAGTGCACCAAAAGTGTTGGGTTGGTGTAGCTCAAGTGGGATAAGGGGAGAGGCTGAATGACCATGTTGGAGTGTCTGGAATAATGGGGTATGTTTTGTTAAGCTAGGTCTTTAGGTGCATGTGACATACCAAGGGaaggtatgtattttttaagattaaacaCTGAGGCTGTGTGATTTTTATAGTTTACTGTCTTTCTACTATATTACTCCATGAGGGCTGGTGCCAGGTCTGTGTTTCTCTCCACTGTGTCCTCAGTGCCTAGGGCATAGAAAGCACTcattaagtatttgttgaataaatgagtggagAAAATAGAGGCCAGGAATCAAACAAGAATTGGAGAGACTCAAGAGATCTTAGCTCTAGCTGGACTTGGTTTTGCTATTTAATGGCTCTGTGCCCTCGGAAAGGGTGCTTCATTTTTCggtttagtttcctcatctgtaaactggggataaTACCACTTAGCTCATAGGATTATGATGTTTAGGGGATAGGATATACAAAAGTAACTTGAAGAGTATTAAGTACTTTGCAAATGCAAGCAAATTGATTATTTAGATTGAGgatgatttttgttggtttaaattaGCTAAGTGGAAAGAGAATAAGCGGGAAAGAGAAAGGTTTTCAACAGGCAAGTGCCTCCTCTGGGCATCACATGAACCTATTTCAGATTAATGGGTCAAGTTGTTATAGATCTTCAGCCCACATACCTCGAGTTCTCTTTTAGGGATTCTTCTATTTCCACCTATGATTTTAATGTACAAGCAGGGAGAATGAACCCAAGTGAACCCTCTCATTATAATCCCCTTAGTTCAATTCACAGTGGCATGAAGGCGCGGAAGAGAGGAAAGCAGGAAGGCTGAAGCATCACTGGCTGTGACAAACCTGAGCCCAAACTGTTCACTGCTCTCACTGTTCTTCCCTAAGTTTTCTGTCTGGCCTTCTAGAGCAGGAGAGATAGGACTGGCAAACCTTCTTTCGAGATGTCCCTCCAGCCCCAGAAGTACCTCCAGCCTCACACCATCACTTCAGCCTAGCAAGTTGCTGGAGGGAGTCTATAACCCACCAGGAGCCAGCCAGCCTTTGCATTAAGAAATAGAAGTCTGCcagggtgcagaggctcacacttacaatcccagcgctttgggaggctaaggtgggcagactgcttgagctcacgagttcaagattagcctgagcaacatggtgaaaccttgcctctacaaaaattgcaaaaattagccaggcgtggtggcatgtgcctgtagtctcagctacttgggaggctgaagtgggaggatcgcttgagcctgg
This region includes:
- the RAB15 gene encoding ras-related protein Rab-15 isoform X1, translating into MAKQYDVLFRLLLIGDSGVGKTCLLCRFTDNEFHSSHISTIGVDFKMKTIEVDGIKVRIQIWDTAGQERYQTITKQYYRRAQGIFLVYDISSERSYQHIMKWVSDVDEYAPEGVQKILIGNKADEEQKRQVGREQGQQLAKEYGMDFYETSACTNLNIKESFTRLTELVLQAHRKELEGLRTRASNELALAELEEEEGKPEGPANSSKTCWC
- the RAB15 gene encoding ras-related protein Rab-15 isoform X2 → MKTIEVDGIKVRIQIWDTAGQERYQTITKQYYRRAQGIFLVYDISSERSYQHIMKWVSDVDEYAPEGVQKILIGNKADEEQKRQVGREQGQQLAKEYGMDFYETSACTNLNIKESFTRLTELVLQAHRKELEGLRTRASNELALAELEEEEGKPEGPANSSKTCWC